A region of Maridesulfovibrio sp. DNA encodes the following proteins:
- a CDS encoding DUF4150 domain-containing protein has product MFALTMGAGMDMGFPDVCLTPAGPVPVPVPYPNIAESATSAPAAYNVLCDCMPTLNQLSLGLVSEGDEPGVEMGVVSHLESGQTEYIVGCITILADGIPVQRLTSVTGQNCLAVLPNAPGICSVPSQVTVLTLG; this is encoded by the coding sequence ATGTTTGCGCTTACCATGGGAGCAGGTATGGATATGGGGTTCCCGGATGTCTGCCTGACCCCTGCGGGTCCTGTTCCGGTGCCGGTTCCCTACCCGAATATTGCCGAGTCAGCTACATCGGCCCCGGCAGCATACAACGTGCTTTGCGATTGCATGCCCACCCTGAATCAGCTCTCGCTTGGACTGGTCAGTGAAGGCGATGAACCGGGCGTGGAGATGGGAGTTGTTTCGCATCTGGAGTCCGGGCAGACGGAGTACATTGTCGGCTGCATCACTATCCTTGCCGACGGCATCCCCGTGCAGCGGCTGACCAGTGTGACCGGGCAGAATTGTCTGGCTGTGTTGCCCAATGCCCCCGGTATCTGCTCTGTTCCAAGTCAGGTGACTGTTTTAACGTTAGGATGA
- a CDS encoding DotU family type IV/VI secretion system protein: MMHLSDCFLELFTYIRLLTGTPELAGADYEQVREDVRTLIARMDDRSDLLGVSEDIYNDARFAVFAWADEAVLVSNWSGVREWLKHPLQREFYATSNAGEEFFERLDKLFNRNNGPVDQSLFADMQKEDAGPENGKVNRETEVLEVYALCLSLGYTGKYFSESGEEHLKKLRRECVARISGGGRTLGGTAFPKSYGTGETAPRRCCYGRILDPVALIFLILPVLITGGMYLAYKVLLEHSLQLWFG, translated from the coding sequence ATGATGCATCTTTCGGATTGCTTTCTCGAACTTTTCACTTACATCAGGCTTTTGACCGGGACTCCTGAATTGGCCGGGGCTGACTATGAGCAGGTACGTGAAGATGTGAGAACTTTGATTGCCCGCATGGATGACCGCAGTGATCTGCTGGGTGTTTCTGAAGATATCTATAATGATGCCCGTTTCGCGGTTTTTGCATGGGCGGATGAGGCCGTGCTGGTTTCAAATTGGTCCGGGGTTCGCGAATGGCTGAAACATCCTTTGCAACGGGAGTTCTATGCAACGTCCAATGCAGGGGAGGAATTTTTTGAGCGTTTGGATAAATTGTTTAATCGCAATAACGGACCGGTGGATCAAAGTCTTTTTGCGGATATGCAAAAGGAAGATGCCGGTCCAGAAAACGGTAAAGTAAACCGGGAAACTGAAGTTTTGGAAGTTTACGCCCTATGTCTTTCTCTTGGCTATACAGGTAAATATTTCAGTGAATCCGGCGAAGAACATTTGAAGAAGTTGCGCCGGGAGTGTGTGGCCCGCATTTCCGGCGGGGGAAGAACTCTCGGGGGGACGGCGTTCCCGAAATCTTACGGAACCGGAGAGACTGCACCCCGCAGATGTTGTTACGGGCGGATACTTGATCCGGTGGCGTTGATATTCTTGATTTTGCCGGTATTGATTACCGGCGGGATGTATCTGGCTTATAAGGTTTTGCTTGAGCATAGTTTGCAGCTCTGGTTCGGCTGA
- the tssK gene encoding type VI secretion system baseplate subunit TssK — translation MHADKPLFWHQGLFLQPQHFQLADLHQLHRFRAMRQYGLPYFWGVAGLKIRKGALERKKFEVSEIEVFFDDGHLVTFPGNAHIEPRSFENAWEDGGNPFTVYLGLRKWDPEGGNVTQVEDTTASVNTMYAVSPDPVEQPDLLGSGPPAQLKPMRYVLRLFWEDELEDLGAYNIIPLARLDRDVQDIRIDESFVPPCITLTASRWLRHLFSDISDQVVSRCRRLEQYKNPAGLGSGDLDFTSTVFLLVLRTLNRYAPQLEHFAAAPHIHPWNAFGLLRQIIGELSSFSREMSALGEGPDGQKVLPDYDHENIGPCFEKAREIITNILDSLTAGPEFMSQFVFSDPYFSVELPERAFAAGNSFWLLIKTENPEQALPELLNIAKLSATHGMSNLLARAVHGIGMIHMDNLPPGLPKTKGALCFRIDTESPHWEDVVKSGSLSLYWDSAPKDLAVYIAAMRG, via the coding sequence ATGCATGCTGACAAGCCGCTTTTCTGGCATCAGGGTTTATTTCTGCAGCCGCAGCATTTTCAGCTTGCGGACCTGCACCAGCTGCATAGGTTCAGGGCCATGCGCCAGTATGGTCTGCCCTACTTCTGGGGCGTGGCCGGGCTTAAAATCCGCAAGGGAGCACTGGAGCGGAAAAAATTTGAGGTTAGCGAGATTGAAGTTTTTTTTGACGACGGACATCTGGTTACTTTTCCGGGTAATGCCCACATTGAACCACGTTCCTTTGAAAATGCGTGGGAGGACGGTGGCAATCCGTTCACGGTTTATCTGGGGCTGCGTAAGTGGGACCCGGAAGGTGGCAATGTCACACAGGTTGAGGATACTACCGCTTCGGTGAATACAATGTACGCCGTTTCCCCGGACCCGGTGGAACAGCCGGATTTACTGGGTAGCGGACCTCCGGCGCAGCTTAAGCCCATGCGTTATGTTCTGCGTTTGTTCTGGGAAGATGAACTGGAAGATCTCGGGGCTTACAATATAATCCCGCTGGCACGGCTGGATCGTGACGTGCAGGATATACGCATTGATGAAAGTTTTGTTCCGCCGTGCATAACCCTTACCGCCTCCAGATGGCTGAGGCATCTTTTCAGTGATATCAGCGATCAGGTTGTTTCGCGTTGCCGCAGACTGGAGCAGTATAAAAATCCCGCCGGACTCGGGTCCGGTGATCTTGATTTTACTTCTACTGTCTTTCTGCTGGTGCTGCGGACCCTGAACCGATACGCCCCGCAACTGGAGCATTTTGCTGCGGCCCCGCATATCCATCCGTGGAATGCATTCGGGCTGCTGCGTCAGATAATCGGGGAACTCTCCTCTTTCTCGCGGGAGATGTCCGCTCTTGGTGAAGGGCCGGACGGGCAGAAGGTTCTGCCGGATTATGACCATGAGAATATCGGTCCCTGCTTTGAAAAGGCCCGTGAGATCATAACCAATATTCTGGACAGCTTGACTGCCGGACCTGAATTCATGAGCCAGTTTGTGTTCAGTGATCCTTATTTCAGCGTAGAATTGCCGGAGCGGGCTTTTGCCGCAGGAAACAGTTTCTGGCTGTTGATCAAGACTGAGAATCCGGAGCAGGCCCTACCGGAACTGCTGAATATCGCCAAGCTTTCGGCCACTCACGGTATGAGCAATCTGCTGGCCCGTGCGGTTCATGGAATAGGCATGATTCATATGGATAACCTGCCTCCCGGACTGCCGAAAACCAAGGGGGCCTTGTGTTTTCGCATTGATACCGAGTCTCCCCATTGGGAGGATGTAGTAAAATCAGGCAGCCTTTCCCTTTATTGGGACAGCGCCCCCAAAGACTTGGCTGTCTATATCGCCGCCATGAGGGGGTGA
- a CDS encoding type VI secretion system contractile sheath domain-containing protein yields the protein MHIEFPPFKILVLAPFSPALETDNPPCINTDPFSIDQALAQLNPSLDIPLNRNIFPTASINISISKLADFRPKNISRTPEFKNIISRMTENVLPQPQTKQSPQESAVLDDILAMVSSGEQEQESFGSPEKQDRPKNELLKAIFTDPVFRKMEAAWRGLELPARQLSSGCRVNVEFNLIPISESNLIPVLDRLNRESAEVPPGLILLDMDLSNSPRSIDKLEKIMTFSESMLTPAIIGFGPQFLGLENWAETDKLPFIPSLLEGPEYGRWKTLRQQTSAGWIMACAGQIMGRTMHIPEAGYDNTSLSERGPLWTSSVWAVAALCTRSLAENDRATLFGNHSSTRLEGLPLAEGPRPSPVSPPLGTERIKDFRLAGLNVLAFNGDQAFLLGAVSIDGGPLNLRLYLSRLIHFLILLSTEKRKEFIDLEPQLTKTVSLFLQQQGYPAPQDLSIKKGEPSAETIPLEITITPGSEILPGNAPISFGFNW from the coding sequence ATGCATATTGAATTTCCGCCTTTCAAAATTCTGGTACTGGCCCCTTTCTCCCCGGCACTGGAAACAGACAATCCCCCGTGCATCAACACAGACCCTTTCTCCATTGATCAGGCTCTGGCCCAGCTTAATCCCAGCCTCGACATTCCCCTGAACCGAAATATATTTCCCACAGCATCAATCAATATTTCCATCAGCAAACTGGCCGATTTCCGGCCCAAAAACATCAGCCGCACCCCGGAATTCAAAAATATCATCAGCCGGATGACGGAAAACGTCCTTCCGCAACCACAAACAAAGCAATCCCCACAAGAATCTGCCGTGCTGGATGATATTCTTGCCATGGTAAGCAGCGGTGAGCAGGAGCAAGAGTCATTCGGCAGCCCGGAAAAACAGGACCGCCCTAAAAATGAACTGCTGAAGGCAATTTTCACCGACCCTGTTTTCAGAAAAATGGAAGCAGCATGGCGGGGCTTGGAGTTGCCGGCCAGACAACTTTCTTCCGGCTGCAGGGTCAATGTTGAATTCAACCTCATCCCCATTTCCGAGAGCAACCTGATCCCGGTTCTGGACAGGCTGAACAGAGAATCTGCCGAAGTTCCTCCCGGATTGATCCTGCTGGATATGGACTTGAGCAACTCACCCCGATCTATAGATAAGCTAGAAAAAATCATGACTTTTTCTGAATCCATGCTGACCCCGGCAATCATTGGATTCGGGCCACAATTCCTCGGGCTGGAGAATTGGGCGGAAACAGACAAACTGCCCTTCATCCCCTCCCTGCTGGAGGGACCTGAATACGGACGCTGGAAAACCCTGCGCCAGCAAACTTCCGCTGGGTGGATAATGGCCTGTGCCGGACAGATAATGGGCAGGACCATGCACATCCCGGAAGCTGGATACGACAACACATCTCTTTCCGAACGGGGGCCGCTATGGACAAGCTCTGTATGGGCCGTGGCGGCTCTTTGCACACGCAGCCTAGCTGAAAATGACCGGGCCACGCTTTTCGGTAACCATTCCAGCACCCGTTTGGAAGGACTGCCCCTTGCCGAAGGACCCAGACCAAGTCCGGTCTCCCCTCCTTTGGGAACGGAACGGATCAAGGATTTTCGTCTGGCAGGTCTGAACGTGTTGGCCTTCAACGGAGATCAGGCATTTTTGCTCGGTGCAGTATCCATCGATGGCGGACCGCTTAACCTGAGGCTCTATCTTTCTAGGCTGATCCATTTCCTTATTCTGCTCTCTACTGAAAAACGTAAAGAATTCATTGATCTTGAACCACAGCTAACCAAAACCGTGTCCCTATTTCTGCAACAGCAGGGCTACCCGGCACCTCAGGATTTGAGCATTAAAAAAGGAGAACCGTCCGCTGAGACGATTCCCCTTGAAATCACAATAACGCCGGGCTCAGAAATTCTGCCCGGAAATGCGCCAATCAGTTTTGGATTCAATTGGTAA
- the tssJ gene encoding type VI secretion system lipoprotein TssJ — translation MRGRLLILLLLLLVAVCSCGGKKKPVNPTTVTTPASSPEQMKWTYQINSISFKLGVDKNLNEYDGAPHTLLLCFYQLSNLSKFDELAGTSTGVEKMLNCTSFDHSVTQVKREFVQPGRNATITMDRAEGTRFVGVVAGYFDLQGKASRTWQIPMNVSETGMLWWSDTWYAPAKLDGMLILGPHEIQKVGE, via the coding sequence GTGCGCGGCAGATTACTGATACTCCTGTTATTACTGCTTGTGGCGGTTTGCAGTTGCGGTGGAAAGAAAAAACCGGTCAATCCCACAACTGTAACCACTCCAGCTTCAAGTCCGGAGCAGATGAAGTGGACTTACCAGATCAATTCTATTTCTTTTAAGCTGGGTGTGGATAAGAATCTTAATGAATATGACGGGGCACCGCATACTCTGTTGCTCTGTTTTTATCAGCTTTCAAACTTAAGCAAATTCGATGAATTGGCCGGTACTTCTACCGGTGTTGAGAAAATGCTCAACTGCACCAGCTTTGACCATAGCGTAACTCAGGTTAAACGCGAATTCGTTCAGCCGGGACGTAATGCGACCATAACCATGGATCGGGCCGAGGGGACCAGGTTCGTTGGTGTGGTAGCCGGATATTTTGATTTGCAGGGCAAGGCATCGCGTACATGGCAGATTCCCATGAATGTTAGCGAAACCGGAATGTTATGGTGGAGTGATACCTGGTATGCCCCGGCAAAGCTGGATGGCATGCTCATTCTCGGTCCTCATGAAATTCAGAAGGTGGGGGAATAG
- a CDS encoding type VI secretion protein IcmF/TssM N-terminal domain-containing protein gives MKKFLLNLLKIVFLVLLFVLAAVGSYALVTYMGWPWWAGASLFGGVIGLVAAFFFIRKWMLRRREKRFVKRIVDQDDSAIAAAPLHERSRLQELQSRWMEAVHLLQNSQLRRHGNPLYALPWYMIFGESDSGKSTAVSSSRLTSILSDIGPTPGVSATRNCDWWFFEEAVILDTAGRYAIPLDESRDKEEWEKFLTLLVKYRKREPLNGLIITLPADRLQSGDEDSLHEYGRSLRRRINELMRVLGVRFPVYVLLTKMDLVFGLKGLAEVLPAEARSQAMGMVNETEVSDPEEFVNIAVTGVIERLRELRVNLLERENSFDPAFLLFADELDRLRPRISAFADGVFEDNPYQEQPFFRGIYFSSGEQSGEQSSAFLDSLPSLENVQKKLPGTRQGLFLHDFFSKVLTRDRNLFTPIIEFLKWKLLTRNLGMLVWLLLLFFICGLFSMSFLGNRRALHDLFTAFPKPPEFSENIDERIVEMEGFRQKILHLHELNSGWWVPRMGLDVSLEAEQKVQQLYVEKFDSVLLKPVDEKLTRSIEGLHAGSSEQDISDFVKLLGWRIDLLDDRIEGKKSKPLAPYELPSGQAMSVAVQNFDPDLMKYYAQTYSSYLDWGRDVETLKEQRLLLQARLAKVFSLKGADFKWLVDWVDANPEVQPVVLRDFWGGPRLHFENEVHVPPAYTDTGRKMLEDFLAELRRAMPDNSGFGQREKDFWSWYAEQFYRAWYSFSEHFSEGERQLLTKDDYINMAHTMANPDNPYFKLLGRMKEEFSSIKGLGTPPEWVTDLFDFNIVLVQYKAVKAKGVEESSRKAEESLRKIVADLGGTMAKNIEARIEGAKQIDDYMKVLNDLAGFTTSQETAFKSAAALYPSSGQGAGAGSAEGKSGEGAVKKNPVDGATRAMAALRTRMHGGGQGTHTFWNLVAGPLEFMVYVITMEASCELQELWEGKVLAETAHVPADKLRSTLFGKSGIVDKFTAGSAAPFLSKGVKGWQSEQWLGIPFPFREEFFVFLNDGEQGAQEIQPEYKVGMSTIPTSVNSNATEEPYATMLSLECGSGKQELVNYNYSEKMVFKWKPDQCGTTTLTIRFPGLDLVKTYEGSLGFAKFLSEFRNGEVNFTPDDFPEQSKGLKGLGVESVKVGYNFDGAVPVIEVLQIKPLNVPNFITDCWQN, from the coding sequence ATGAAGAAATTCCTACTTAATCTGCTCAAGATTGTTTTTCTGGTGCTGCTTTTTGTGCTGGCGGCAGTGGGCTCTTACGCCCTTGTTACCTATATGGGCTGGCCGTGGTGGGCCGGAGCCAGTCTTTTCGGCGGAGTGATCGGGCTGGTCGCCGCGTTCTTTTTTATCCGTAAGTGGATGTTGCGTCGACGGGAGAAGAGATTCGTCAAGCGTATCGTGGATCAGGATGATTCCGCTATTGCAGCCGCTCCGCTACATGAGCGTTCTCGTTTACAGGAATTGCAGTCCCGCTGGATGGAGGCCGTACATCTGTTGCAGAATTCTCAACTGCGCAGGCATGGCAATCCCCTTTATGCTCTGCCGTGGTATATGATTTTCGGCGAATCTGATTCCGGCAAAAGCACTGCTGTGTCCAGCAGCAGGCTCACTTCCATCCTTTCTGATATAGGTCCCACCCCCGGTGTATCAGCCACCCGTAATTGTGACTGGTGGTTTTTTGAAGAGGCGGTCATCCTTGATACTGCCGGGCGTTACGCTATTCCCCTTGATGAATCGCGGGACAAGGAAGAGTGGGAGAAGTTTTTGACCCTGCTGGTCAAATACCGCAAGCGCGAACCGCTTAACGGCCTGATCATCACCCTGCCTGCCGATCGTCTGCAGTCCGGCGATGAAGACAGCCTGCATGAATACGGGCGCAGTCTGCGGCGTCGAATTAACGAGCTTATGCGCGTACTGGGAGTGCGTTTCCCGGTTTATGTGCTTCTTACCAAGATGGATCTGGTTTTCGGGCTAAAAGGGCTGGCTGAAGTACTGCCTGCCGAGGCCCGGTCTCAGGCTATGGGCATGGTTAACGAGACCGAAGTTTCCGATCCCGAAGAATTCGTGAACATTGCCGTAACCGGTGTTATCGAGCGTTTGCGCGAATTACGGGTGAATCTGCTCGAGCGGGAGAACAGTTTTGACCCCGCTTTCCTGCTCTTTGCCGATGAACTGGATCGTTTGCGGCCTCGCATTAGTGCTTTTGCGGACGGTGTATTTGAGGATAACCCCTATCAGGAACAACCTTTTTTCCGGGGGATTTATTTTTCCAGCGGAGAACAGAGCGGTGAGCAGAGTTCTGCTTTTCTGGACAGCCTTCCTTCTTTGGAAAATGTCCAAAAAAAACTTCCCGGAACCAGACAGGGCTTGTTTTTGCATGATTTCTTTTCAAAAGTTCTGACCCGTGACCGTAACCTCTTCACCCCCATCATTGAATTTCTGAAATGGAAGCTGCTGACCCGAAATCTGGGCATGCTGGTCTGGTTGCTTTTACTTTTTTTTATCTGCGGTTTGTTCAGCATGTCTTTTCTGGGCAATCGTCGCGCTTTGCATGATTTGTTTACCGCTTTTCCAAAGCCGCCTGAATTCTCGGAAAATATTGATGAGCGAATTGTGGAGATGGAAGGGTTCCGTCAGAAAATTTTACATTTGCATGAGCTTAATTCCGGGTGGTGGGTACCCCGCATGGGGCTGGATGTCAGTCTTGAAGCAGAGCAGAAGGTTCAGCAGCTTTATGTTGAAAAGTTTGATTCCGTCCTGCTGAAGCCCGTGGATGAAAAACTGACCCGAAGCATTGAAGGCTTACATGCCGGTTCTTCGGAACAGGACATCAGCGATTTTGTCAAGCTGCTCGGCTGGCGTATAGATTTGCTTGATGACCGGATTGAGGGGAAGAAGTCAAAGCCGTTGGCTCCGTATGAACTTCCTTCTGGGCAGGCCATGTCCGTTGCGGTGCAGAATTTCGATCCGGACTTGATGAAATATTATGCGCAGACCTACAGCTCCTATCTTGATTGGGGGCGTGATGTTGAAACGTTAAAAGAACAGCGTCTGCTTTTACAGGCAAGGCTGGCTAAGGTCTTCAGCCTTAAGGGAGCTGATTTTAAATGGCTTGTGGACTGGGTTGATGCAAATCCCGAAGTACAGCCGGTCGTTCTGCGCGATTTTTGGGGTGGTCCGCGTCTGCATTTTGAAAATGAAGTCCATGTACCCCCGGCGTATACGGATACCGGGCGCAAAATGCTTGAAGATTTCCTTGCAGAATTGCGCCGGGCCATGCCGGATAATTCCGGGTTCGGCCAACGTGAAAAGGATTTCTGGAGCTGGTATGCCGAACAATTCTACCGGGCATGGTATTCATTCTCCGAACATTTTTCCGAAGGCGAGCGGCAGCTGTTGACCAAGGACGATTATATCAACATGGCCCATACCATGGCCAATCCTGATAACCCGTATTTTAAACTTCTGGGCAGGATGAAAGAAGAGTTTTCGTCCATCAAGGGACTGGGGACTCCTCCAGAGTGGGTGACCGACCTTTTTGATTTTAATATTGTGCTGGTCCAGTACAAGGCAGTCAAAGCCAAGGGAGTGGAAGAGTCTTCCCGGAAGGCAGAGGAATCTCTACGTAAAATTGTGGCTGATCTGGGTGGAACAATGGCCAAAAATATTGAAGCCCGCATTGAGGGAGCCAAGCAGATTGATGACTATATGAAGGTGTTAAATGATTTGGCCGGTTTTACTACCAGTCAGGAGACTGCGTTTAAAAGCGCGGCTGCCCTTTATCCTTCCAGCGGACAGGGAGCAGGGGCCGGCAGTGCGGAAGGCAAATCCGGTGAAGGAGCGGTCAAGAAGAACCCTGTGGACGGGGCTACCCGGGCGATGGCTGCATTGCGGACCCGTATGCACGGTGGCGGGCAGGGTACCCATACGTTCTGGAACCTTGTGGCTGGTCCGCTTGAATTCATGGTTTACGTGATCACCATGGAGGCCTCCTGCGAATTACAAGAGCTTTGGGAAGGAAAGGTACTTGCCGAGACAGCTCATGTACCTGCGGATAAGCTGCGGAGTACTTTGTTCGGCAAGAGTGGAATTGTAGACAAGTTCACCGCAGGCAGTGCAGCGCCTTTCCTGAGTAAGGGAGTCAAAGGCTGGCAGAGCGAGCAGTGGCTGGGCATTCCCTTTCCGTTTCGAGAAGAGTTCTTTGTTTTCTTGAATGATGGTGAGCAGGGAGCGCAGGAAATCCAGCCCGAATACAAGGTAGGCATGTCAACTATCCCGACTTCCGTTAATTCCAACGCTACTGAAGAACCATATGCTACTATGCTTTCTCTGGAATGCGGCAGCGGAAAGCAGGAATTGGTCAACTACAACTATTCAGAAAAGATGGTCTTTAAGTGGA
- a CDS encoding DUF3540 domain-containing protein: MNNLAKKHETVTPQLEYGRVVLADDGVVVETSLGELEAQKAVSCLVSPEAGDSVLVSIDAQGVVWILSVLARAAETATSLEIDGDVTLRSKNGSLTIAADDELNCISDKVALHANDVEISAGKISLTSRLFSSNIERVKKVAGNVDEVSREFTRRVVNYFRFTREHEDCQTESRRQLVDETLTIQSKNTMIVSEEHVKIDGELIHMG, translated from the coding sequence ATGAATAATCTGGCGAAAAAACATGAAACGGTTACACCTCAGCTTGAGTATGGGCGGGTGGTTTTGGCTGATGATGGTGTGGTTGTTGAGACTTCCCTTGGAGAACTTGAAGCGCAGAAGGCGGTCAGTTGTCTGGTCAGCCCGGAAGCGGGTGACAGTGTGTTGGTATCCATTGATGCACAGGGCGTGGTCTGGATTCTATCGGTTCTGGCAAGGGCAGCGGAGACGGCGACTTCTCTGGAAATCGATGGCGATGTTACTTTGCGCAGTAAAAATGGGAGTCTGACCATTGCCGCTGATGATGAATTGAATTGCATCAGCGACAAAGTGGCCCTGCATGCCAATGATGTGGAAATTTCAGCAGGAAAGATCTCGCTTACCTCGCGTTTGTTCAGCAGCAATATTGAACGGGTCAAGAAGGTTGCCGGGAATGTGGATGAGGTCAGCCGGGAATTTACCCGCCGGGTGGTCAATTATTTCCGTTTCACCAGGGAACATGAGGATTGTCAGACCGAGTCCCGGCGTCAGCTGGTGGATGAAACCCTGACCATACAGAGTAAAAATACCATGATTGTTTCAGAGGAACATGTAAAGATTGATGGTGAATTGATCCATATGGGTTAA
- a CDS encoding pentapeptide repeat-containing protein: MSTLSREQILASIVDNQTLHDIDLSGADLSGADLTGGRFRNVKLNGADLSGANILKTGFKKCEFNEARFDGTDLTKVNLQGMSFVGASFKEAKIHMATLQKTDFSDADLTGAELTWSMAQHSSFKNANMRSMKIVKTVLSHSGLDGADFFGANLDRVVFNGSSFKGTKFKGGTYFKIMMREADLENQDISGQLFSQVLLDSANLRGADLSGADLTMSNFMGADLTAANLSGATLRSCMLSGAILREADFSRADLTKAYLGGVDATIADFSGAIMVHAIFAKAICQATKFVGASLQHSDFSHADLTHADFSRASMYRAKLHRIIEKDTHWDGASLIMLQGTDKDMEEAENWVHG; the protein is encoded by the coding sequence ATGAGCACTCTCTCTCGCGAACAGATACTTGCGTCTATTGTTGATAATCAGACCTTGCATGACATCGATCTTTCCGGTGCCGATCTTTCCGGCGCGGACCTTACCGGGGGGCGTTTTCGGAATGTGAAGCTGAATGGTGCCGACCTTTCCGGTGCCAATATTCTCAAGACCGGGTTCAAAAAATGCGAGTTCAACGAAGCGCGTTTTGACGGGACCGACCTGACCAAGGTCAACCTGCAGGGTATGAGTTTTGTCGGAGCATCTTTCAAAGAAGCGAAAATACATATGGCGACCCTTCAGAAAACGGATTTCAGCGATGCAGATCTTACCGGGGCAGAACTGACATGGTCCATGGCCCAGCATTCCAGTTTCAAGAATGCGAACATGCGCTCGATGAAGATAGTCAAAACCGTGCTTTCTCATTCCGGTCTCGACGGTGCTGATTTTTTCGGTGCCAATCTGGACCGGGTGGTGTTTAACGGTTCTTCTTTCAAGGGGACCAAGTTCAAGGGCGGGACCTATTTCAAGATTATGATGCGTGAAGCGGATCTGGAGAATCAGGATATTTCCGGGCAGCTTTTTTCACAGGTGTTGCTGGATAGCGCCAATCTGCGCGGAGCCGATCTTTCCGGTGCGGACCTGACCATGTCCAATTTTATGGGTGCGGACCTGACCGCGGCCAACTTGTCAGGGGCAACATTGCGCAGCTGCATGCTTAGCGGAGCAATTCTGCGTGAAGCTGATTTTAGTCGTGCAGATTTAACCAAGGCTTATCTGGGCGGTGTGGATGCAACTATTGCCGACTTCAGCGGTGCGATTATGGTTCATGCCATATTTGCCAAGGCGATTTGTCAGGCTACAAAATTTGTCGGGGCAAGTTTGCAACATTCTGATTTTTCGCACGCAGATCTGACCCATGCGGATTTCAGCAGGGCGTCCATGTACCGGGCCAAGCTGCATCGTATAATTGAGAAGGATACGCATTGGGACGGAGCGTCCCTGATTATGCTGCAGGGTACGGATAAGGATATGGAGGAAGCCGAAAACTGGGTGCATGGTTGA